In Besnoitia besnoiti strain Bb-Ger1 chromosome I, whole genome shotgun sequence, the genomic window CGCCTCGGTTaacggaggggggggcgggtgGTGAATGCGGTTCATGCAACACGATTCGAGCGCTGCTCATCCGTAGCGAGCTGCCTACACGGACGCACGTTTGGCGAGATGGGGATATCTTTACGTGGTGGCTCCAGTCCATGCTACCAGTATGAGGTGGCTGGCCGCCGAAAAACCTACGCGAAGACGACGTGGTCGCCACAGTTGCCGAAAATGTTCTATAAGTCTGTCTGGAAATCACTTTCGAATCGGGGGTTCAGACCGCGCTGCTGAGGTGCTCCTTTCATCCGTGGCGCAACGGCAGCCTGCGTCGACGCCCTACTGAAGACACTGCTTGCAGCCAGCGAGCCCTgagccgcctgcgtggcCTCTTGGCCACAAGACACTGCAAGGCGGCGCTTAAGGCTGACCACCATAAGTCCATGCCTTTTCATTTGACAGTGCAGTCTAATCCAGTGAGTGTAATCCAGGATGCATTGTCTTTTAGTAAGGATGACCAGCCGATGTGCATGACCCAATGGCACTTACGACTGCGTCCAGGTTACCTGTCTTCAGTACAGCAACAGCTGGTTCCTCTCGTACTACCGCAGGCCGTGCCGCTGCACTCGGCAAATGCTAATCATGCACGGATAGCTCTACTCTACCATCTGCAACAGCGGTGGACCTAATTATATTATGAAGACAAGCGACAAGCCTGTAGCTTCCTCAGATCGGCGGGCCGGTAGCGGTTTGCGGAGGATACGCCCATTCTTCGCATTACACGCAGGCGCAACATGGGGATGTCATTGTGTCTTTTGTTCTCGGCAATCTGGCACTTTTTTTCCTTCCTGAGGGCCGACAGTCACGATGCTTTTCCCGCTTCGTCGCACTTGTCACCGGTTAACCCGGTGCCATCGTCGTTGTCAGGAAACATGCCCCGCTTGAGCTCGCATTTGAGGGGCTCCTCCACAGTCGACACCGACCAAGATGGACTACTTTCCCCCCGACAGCAGTTAGCCGGTTTACTTGTGTCGCGGGCATCTTTTGCACAGGttaggaggcggcgccgtggaTACTTCACTATGGCTGCTCATCTCCGCCTCGTACAACAGTAGGACACACGGTTTTTCAGTTGCTCCGTCATCAGGCACTCCCTGCACGTCTCATCACCTCGTTTCTCAGTCCTTCACTGCCGCACTACGGGGATCCAATCTCCTTTAGTGACAGGGAACAAGCATTTGCGACGGACTGAGTAAGACGTGCCACTTCAGGGCACAGCTCTTCCTCGATGTTTGGCCTCCTATGTGAAGGGCCGGCTTCACTTAGGCACGACATTTTATTCTGCGTACGAAGTTCCTCCATTGCTTGAAGCATATCTTCAAGTGCGGGTGAAGTGTCTGTGCAGCTTCAGCGCCTTGCATGATGACAATGGGTATCTCTTTCAGGTTCGGACACTCGCTGcaagacgcgcagcagccgccgccgcgcttaAACAAGTAGCTCGATCTTCGACCCAAGGTAATCAATGTGACATGGCCGGTCGATGGTCAGTGTTTTCCCCACGCTCACTGCAGCTACCTCTCTTTCGTAGGCCGCCATTGCAAACGTTACCCATGAAAGCTGGACGGTTTCCGTGGCCCCATTGCACGATCATTTATTCATGCATGAGGGTTTGCTCCACCGCGACCTCGGCACGATACGACTCTCTCGAGACTGTCGCATATACAGGTGAGGCTCCGAGTCATTTATTCTTCTTGTTGGAACTTCATCGCTCAGGCAGTGGGCCCCCTCGTGGGCCGGGCAGAGCAGTGGCAGAAAGGAAACTCAGAGAGGCTCTTGAAGTGAAGGCTCGCTCGCGTCATCTTCTCGCTCAAGTCCAGAGGTCGGTGACTCTGGATCGCTTTGAAGAGAACCCTAAAGACCGTAAGAAACTCGCTGTGGTGGTACAAAATAATTCGAACAGTCCCTCAAACAGGCTATCGTCTCTGCCGCATGCCCTTGCTCCCGCGGAGTGTTGGTTCCGACTCTGGGATGTCAGGATCAACTCAGCGCGAGACTACAAGTCCACGGCTCCGATGCGGGTCAGGAGCTAAAGAAGATGTAGTTCAGCACGGTGTCCGACTGCATAAAATCGGAAGCATTCTATGACATGTTCATGTCCCCTCCTATACAACTACGGGTGGTTGTTTGTGACGAGTCGCGCAACCTAACCCTCTTCAGGCAGAATTTGCGTTCAGAGACTCGAACGCTTCGCGAAACTCGTGCACGTCCCCTGCGACGCTGGCCTTTCACTTGCGTCTTCTCTATGTCTGTGTCTGCCGTGTCCTAGCGAGCTGTCCTGAGATCAAGTCCTCGTGGAGCGTGTGCACCGATGAATGTGGCCAAGGAACAAAATATATGCTGCACATCGGCTCACAAGAAGGCGTATGTGCGACGAACCTCGTGCGAATGCCGTGCATATCCTTGGAAGGCTGCCGAAGTAAGTCGAGGACGAGGTCTCAGACCGCAGGAACAGAGCAGCCTTCGTCATTAGGACAACGGTTACTTCATTGCCACCTTGCAGATACTTCTTGATGGCAGCAAATACTAAATCGATGACAAAGATTGCATTGCTCTGGCTACTTGCAGGTAGCACGGCCAAAATGGCTGTCTTCATGGATCATAAGCCTGGCAACATTCCATCCGCCATACTGAGAGAACTTGCTGGGAAGATCCCATCGGAAGAGAAGTGGCAACGAGGTTGGCAAGAATTGCAGGCAGTGCGTGGCTGATGATGATGTTGAGTTGTCGATCCATGCAGAGAGCCGTGGCAGTTACGGCTTCCTCGTACATTACTTTATTTgcttccccccctcctccacACTCATTGGGGTGCGTCTGGAGGGAAGGTTTTCCAACCCTGAACCCTAAACGATGCGGCCACAATCAAGCTAGATTGTCGTGCGGTAACGTAATATGTTGAAAGCGATGGGGGGTCGCTGATGACGACTGAGGCAGCGACGATGCAGTTGTTAAGTGACTGCGTCGACTGCTTCCGGACTCACCACAGCTTATGCGTATCGCTTTTAATCTTACTTGGTCTGCACTGTTCAAATCTGAATGCTCGCTCGGCAGCGGTGCGTGACAGACACGCGGTGCTCGGCTGTCCACAAAGAGCAAGATGGTGTAGCCAGGGGAAGCGTACTTTTGACTGTCATGCTCAGATCCTTCCGGGGAGGGCTTCTCTTTCGAGACGGCCCCGTCTTCCCTTTTCAGCGGCGACAAAATTTTAAGCGAAGATGCATGCGGCCCGGCGACCGACGCGATCTTTTGGGCAACTGGCAAGAGGGAAGGCAACACTCTCCGGATTCAATCTGGCATTCGGTTGGAAGAGAAAACGCTTTCATGTGGGTTTGCGGAGGCTACTATCCTTAATAGACGCAGCCGATTCCAGCGGCGCGGAACACAGTCACCAGTAAACCGAGTAATACAAAGAGAATGTAAAGGAGTAGCGGGTGACCCCTCGATCCAGAACAGATGGTGGAAATTACCCCTGCAGAAATGCCCTTAGCGCTAGAATTTGCGTTCTACCACTACAGTGTGACTCTGGCGGTGCCAAAGCAACACGGGATACCACATGCAACATGCTGACGACCACCATTCTAatcggcgcgaggcgctcctcCCTGCCCTACCTGCGATTTGCTGCAACATTAACAGGCTCGAAAGAATCCACAGGCGCGTCGGTCTCCAGAACGGCGGTGGGAGTTCGGAAACACGACGGTGCCGGCGTCTCACTGACGCGCGAGTCTAAGCTGCGTGAGTCGAGGTCAATAATTGCTCGATGTAGCCAGCGTGCTTCCAGTACACAGTAATAATGCCTGCCACATGTTCCCATTCCATGATGCCACTGCTTGGCAGGAACACCAAATATCTGTCTGTGTACTTTGTGCGGTAGGGAGCACTTCCCCCCTCAGCAAAGAGAAACCGGATAGTGACACGCCGTCATCCGCTCCGCATTCCCCAACAAACCATCTGCCTCGTAAGAAAACGAGACATCAGGCTCTCAAAGTGGTGAACCGGCAGCTCCGCGTTCGCTGACGAGTGATGCAACCATCACCTTGCAATATAGCATCGCCTACCTTAACCCTGAGTTGTCTATCCAAACCTGATGGTTGTGATCCACACCTTGACTCACGTGATTCAGCGTCTCGATATCAAGAGTAACATACGACCTTGATATCATCCTTTGCGCCCCGAACGAGGCATTAAGTGATCTGAGCGCTTCGTTCAGCAGTCGCTCGTGTGCATATGCTGATTATTATACTCGTAGACGGAAAGCTGCGGAGGACTTCGTCAGTGGCGCCCGTGGCTAGTCTTCAttctccttcgccctcctcagATATAGGTACGTCTGGGCGACGTCTAAGACGATACGAATGAAACCTTTCAGAATGGGCTCCCCTATTTCTGACGGCGCGTCTTTCACCGACAGTTGCCCTTTGTTTTGGTGAGGCGTGGCATAGCGCGAGGGGCCGCCGACGGCATTTTGACATAAACGACGGCTTTTAGAAGCCACTTCGGGTCTATCAAACATGTGGAAGACGAGCACGACGCTCGTTGCTGGCATGTGATTTCTGTGACGTAGGCAAGAGTCCAACCCCTACACACCGTCCAACGACTGCTAAACAGCCGGCGGGTGCGTTATTGCATATCGGGTGGGTCGGTGGTGATCAGGTGCAGCCCCATATCTAAGAAACAGCCCAAGTATGAGAGTCTTTACTGTGACAGATGATCGTGTGGGTGATACTGCGCACACTAAGAGTTTATTGCACAAGCGCTATCGGAAGTTCTGTTTCTCGCTGTTAGCCACCGTCGCTCGAATTGAGAACTCCGAGACGCTGACTATGGACGAGGTAGCAACACATACTTGAGTTAAACGGTTGGCCCATGCTTGGTTGCTGGCTTAGTTTAGTAAAAATAATGGAGTTGTCTATCTTCTGCATTTGACCAGGACCTAACCTCGAGACAGAGACGTCCGAACAGAAACAGGAGAATCGACCCTCTGGCATATTACGAGAGGCACCAAGTGAGCACGCTTTCACCACTGTGCTTTCTGGAGCGGATATCTGACATCTAGCAGCGGGGAGCTTTTTTTAGCGGTGGCCTGGACTGCGAAGAAGGCTTAGCCGCCGATACTGCCGCAGTACGACTTTAGGCACAAGCCAGTCAAATGCAGACGCGACAAACACGCTATGCATCGGATCTCCAATTCGCGGTGTCCCTCCTGAGCAACTTTGATGCATCGACGCAGCGTCCAAGCATGATCCTAATACGCCTTCAGATTCGCAGACATCATCGCCACCTGCGTCAAGTGAGTTCGCCTTCAAGTGCACGAGTGTGAAGTTAGCGCGATTCTAATACTGCGTGCCAGTTTCCTGTCATCGCGGATTGGCTGCCGGGCGGCCGGGGTTGGGATACTATCCGGCAGTTCCGCGAGTTTCACAGGAGTCCCCTCGAGCtttgcaggcgctgctgtccGTCGATCCACATACTATGGTGTGTGACTTTAGAACCAACTATGACCCGTGCCCGCGTTGGCTGTTTGTTAGAAGGTGCCGTGACGCCTCTGGGCATCAATCCCGAATGTCCCGTGGAAGAGCTGCTGCCGGAAAGATCCAGTGGTCTGCCGTGCATCCTTCAAAAAAGTACAGCACCGACTACTAAGCAGCCTCCCCACGTGCAGGTGTGCTGTCGGTTCGATTGTGGACACAGCAAATTCAGATTTGCGTGCGGCAGCAGAAGAGCGACTGGAGGCGAGGAAAAAGCAATTGGTGACCAACCGGGGTCCAGGATTTGCACGAATCATCGATTCAATGAAACTCGAAAGTGTAGCGCCCGAATCCACGAACCGTAAGGACGCGGACGGTTGTGCATTGAGATTAGGTTTTTATCAATTACGCCCGCAGCATGACCGATGCCTGCAGCACCCTGCAGGGGATTTTCTCTCGTAGCAAAGCTGGTTACACCACGATGACGTGACGGTGCAATTAATCTATTTGCAGTCAGAATACTGGAGTACCTAGAATGATGCGCGCGTAGTAGACGAGTTCTTTACATGTGTTCAGCGGCGTGCCCGCGGGTGACGTCCACATGGAGCGACTGCAGCGCAAGCTGCAGCACAGGAGAAAGATACCGTTTATCTGTCCACCCGGTCGGCAAGAATTCATGTGGCGGTACGCTGCAACAGCTGCCGTGTATCCAGGTGTCGGACTGCACAGGTAAGACGAATCTTGGTAGCGATGACCTTCGACACACATAAGAATTACTGAGGCCCGACCGACGCTATAAACCTTATACCCCGCCCGGCGTAGAATAACCAAGCAGGAAAACTCGTGAGCCCGTTCGTCAAAGTCAACTAACCCGTGCCGCTCAGGATGATGTCTGCGTGCGTTACCGTCCAGAGTTTCACTGTAGAGGCACAGTGAGCCTTCTTTCGTAAGGACTTCTATGCAAGCTTTCTCATCTAATCGTTTcgttctccgtcgccgccggcggtcACTTTTCCTCCCCCCACGATTGAATCCCGGTGCCGCGGCCCACGTAGATGACGTAGACTCCCTCAGCGCCAATGTTGACTGTAGTAGCCAGTCGTCTGCTGGTTGCCGCGCTGCGCAACAAAGTCCGTCGTCTGCTGTCGGAAACAGGTGGTGTGTTGGCATCGGTCAAATCCTCCGTCTTCTGTCGCTCAAAACGCCACTTTCTAGACGTCATGGTGTTCTCTTTTTAGATCTCATGAAGAAGTGGAAACTACTCCATGCTAGGACACCAGAAGATATGCCCCAGAGCGTCCTCGCTGACCTTGCAGGAAAGATTCCCCTGGAAGATAAATGGCAGCAAGGTACGtctttctcgctcgctcAGTCGTCCCACTCTCTGAGAATTGCCCGTGAGAGGGTGGTGATGCCCTGTGCCTCAGCAGGCCGTGCGGCCCTAGCACCATGCTTTTTAATCCTTCGAACAAATATGCTTCACACAGAAAAGAGGATCTGATACAGATGTGGATGAGTCCTCGTTCAGTTGTCCACGTGGCGGTACGCCGAGTTGATACGTGCATTGACTGCGCCGTCGCACACATTTTTCTCTTGTTGCTCTAACTAGCGACGCGTGATTCTAGCCGGTTTGCCCCGATTGACTGCTTTTCTTTGCATGCCGTGCGCAGTGGGAACCAATGATGCGCCACTGATGGCGTTTACCACGGAGTGGTCAAAGAGGTACTTCGACAACAAGGAGCTGTCTGAGGCAGCATGCGGCTTGGGGACCAAGTCACGTTTCGTCTACACTCAAGAGCCTTCTGCGAGTGGGTTTCTTGTGGTCACGCGGTTCGAGCACcagccggcgacgaggatgTGCGAGCGAAGTAAGCGGAGTCAAGTCTTCTAACCAGACGAGGGTTTCAAACTGGGATTCGTGGTTCGGCTTCCTTTAGCGCGAGAAGAGTCTCTGTGGCCGAACACCCGGACCCCGTTCAGCGACAAGGCCCATCCGAGCAGTCTGGGGCAGAGTGCACTACCAGGGCAGCGTGTTGGGAAACGAGACGTCGGCGCTGTCGAGTGCCGAAAGTGAACCTAGGCTTGCCGGGAACTGCTTCCCATCAGTTATGACCCTGCCCGTGGGGCAAAGACAGGGGTGGTGTTGACCTTGAGGTGAAAGAAGCCCTCAGCTCAGGCTCAGTTCGGGGCGCTGTTCATGTGCATGTTTGCTTTTCGTCAGAGAGCAACCAGGAACAGCCCGAGTTGACGCGACTTCAGAAGCCTGCCGAGATACCCGCAGACAAGGTTGCACCCACTCCTCCGAAGCCAATCGCTCTCCCGCCGGATAAACTGAAAATCTTCGAGGCGTTTAAGCAGCAGCTTCGATCTGGGAAGGATGCAGTACCCGAGAAGGCTCTCGAGCAGCTCAAGCCGGTCCGCTTTGAAACAAATCGAAAAAATCGTAAGACGCCACCTCAGGGCCTCACTAGCTGATGCTGACCGAGGAAGACCACGCAGAAAAGCGAATCTGAATAGGTTTGTGTTTTCGTGTCTGCAGCCAAGTGCCCAGAAATCGATTCAACTATCAGTGACTGCCAGGCTGAATGCAGCCTCGGAGCATCATACTCCTTCTCAGTCAGACAGAATGGCGGCGACTGTGAAGTcaaggcggagaagcaaAAGTGCATTGGACTGTCTGAATGCAAGAGTACGTAATCACGGCGTCATTCAGGGAAATAAGCTGACTGGATCTGCCAGACACAAATGGATATTCAGCGATTCACCATTGCCTCGCGGCAGTTGCCCACGAATGCGTCCACTTGCTCCAGAGCAACTACACTTCACTCATTGAAGAGCTTGATTGGTCGGACGAGAAATTGCATCTAAGCAGCATTGGCATGTAGGATCTCTCTCGATGCGCAATTACAGCAGGGGCACCTGGCTCGATCCGAACGTGCGTACTTGTAGATGACAACCTCGCGTCCATGTCTTTCCATATTGCTGTCGCAGATTTATCGCAGAAATGGAAAATGCTTCGACAGCAGCCGCCCGCGTCTATGCCAGCTTCCCATGTCGAGGATTTGGCTCGCTTGCTCCCGAATTCCATTCCCATGAGAGCCCGTAGGGTAGCAGCGCTAGTCTTTGCTCTGGACTGTGGTTGCGAGCAGTTTCCCTGTCCTTGCCCGTGTCGGGCGCGATACCTCGGAGGCTTGCTGTAGCGCCTCAGGACTAGTCTAGGTAGACCGAGCGTTCCGCCATCTTGGTACCATGCTGCACTGGAACTTGTGGGGTAAAAATCGCCTATACACCAGCGATATTCCGACCCTGTTCTGATTATTGTGCAGGGTAGTATTTTTTTTGGACTCCTTTTGGCGCCGGCAAGAAGTCAGAAGCCATCGATGGATGCCCCTACACAGTTTTTCGGATGCTGCGCGAGTTCCGTATATTTCCATCGTCTTTGATTGTCAATGTTTTGCAGATCCTCAGCGGCCAGGAAACCTATGTGCAGTCTTCAACACACAGCTCTCAGGCCGGTATGCTTTGGACGGAAGCCCTCTCTCTACGGACTGCGGAGAGGGCTACCGCCGATACGCAGCGGGAGGCTTTTTGTCCGATGGGAAGTGCTTCTTCTCATTCGGATTGGTCGAGGAGAGCTCCATATGCGCGGGTAAGGCCAGGACCCGAATCATCCATCTGCACCGCTTGCATGACCACCTGGAGCTACCTCGATGAACATTATACTTCTGCTGACGGTGTTCCTTTGTGGTATGCGTATCGCAGTAAATGACGACGAATTCGATGACGGTGAGCTCGTGGAAGATGACAAACCAACCCGCATTTAACCAAGGTCGCAATCACTGAACGGAAACTCAAGGCTGCCAAGAAGTGGTAAGTTCAGGTTTTTGTGAGCCTTCTTGTGACCCTCTTCGCAGGGATGCTTCGAAAGCACAACGAAATCCGAGGGAAATATGGTGTGCCGCTACTGAAGTTTGATCCTCGACTTAAGAAATTCGCCGAGTATTGGGCAGACAGACTGAACGAGGAGCACGAATGCGAGCTCTACCACTCAACACCATCAATACACCGAGCAGTAAGCGGCATAGGTCGGTGAATGCCTGAGCTTACACTCTGCTAGTATGACAT contains:
- a CDS encoding SCP family extracellular subfamily protein (encoded by transcript BESB_009920), coding for MLTVVASRLLVAALRNKVRRLLSETDLMKKWKLLHARTPEDMPQSVLADLAGKIPLEDKWQQVGTNDAPLMAFTTEWSKRYFDNKELSEAACGLGTKSRFVYTQEPSASGFLVVTRFEHQPATRMCERKSNQEQPELTRLQKPAEIPADKVAPTPPKPIALPPDKLKIFEAFKQQLRSGKDAVPEKALEQLKPVRFETNRKNPKCPEIDSTISDCQAECSLGASYSFSVRQNGGDCEVKAEKQKCIGLSECKNLSQKWKMLRQQPPASMPASHVEDLARLLPNSIPMRARRRPGNLCAVFNTQLSGRYALDGSPLSTDCGEGYRRYAAGGFLSDGKCFFSFGLVEESSICAVNDDEFDDGMLRKHNEIRGKYGVPLLKFDPRLKKFAEYWADRLNEEHECELYHSTPSIHRALVEGFENVGENLAVQCVGGNLRWQKVVQDWFSEILCYRYGKVGNACTADKLPKCDNKFHDEGVMVGHMTQMMADLSTHVGCAYRICQSSCRTASSPTRKFLIVCNYGPAGNIVGTHPFSKTVAEKLQRQLPGAALLPEAEEDDASQKKCQERHRQFKRQKPKEKL